TCCTTGCTCCGGTGATCGAGGACCTGAAGCAGCTGGATAGATATACCGAGGCCGAGCTCATGGCTGCCGTAGTAGGCGGACTTCTGACAGTTTTCATTACTCAACAGGCACCTGGGGAGCCTCCCTTCGGGGACGAACCACTTTACGACGACAGCCATGCGATCGAAT
Above is a genomic segment from Acetomicrobium sp. S15 = DSM 107314 containing:
- a CDS encoding phage portal protein, which codes for LAPVIEDLKQLDRYTEAELMAAVVGGLLTVFITQQAPGEPPFGDEPLYDDSHAIELGHGPVISWSQGEKPEIFIGAYQSKVYDGRACSLPNVDPTTYINYDNAKAACNAKGG